The Vicia villosa cultivar HV-30 ecotype Madison, WI unplaced genomic scaffold, Vvil1.0 ctg.000318F_1_1_1, whole genome shotgun sequence genome contains a region encoding:
- the LOC131626683 gene encoding SCF E3 ubiquitin ligase complex F-box protein grrA-like yields the protein MLKLKRFVFKLKGLLFKTPKPKFSTDLYLDDDCWQYVFKFIFDDDEDDNRRHFKSLSLVSKQFLSITNRLRFSLTVWNPTLPLLPRLFPRFTNLISLDLSWFLGDINDLLVQISRFPLKLTSLNISNQPTIPAHGLRVFSRNITTITSLVCSRISSLHIDDLYLISECFPFLQELDIDNDEKHQSDFGIRNVKVNSTTPMVFPNLRKINISRHNNIDDQCLLHLSKNSELLEELVMLRCPSIQHLNLLRHADVWNDQHVMDLSLLLGRLVSINLSFRTMLTESTLFSLVRKCPSLTQIKMCYTNIGKEDIVNSNSLKDFVVRPQLKSLHLANTHLRDESIKMFASIFPNLERLDLSKCHNISDEGIYQVLRRCSKIRYLNLASCEQVKLHELNFEIPKLKVLNLSFTSIDDETLYAISKSCSGLLQLLLKSCYEVTNNGIMHVVNNCTQLREIDLVNCRKLLPNIVDEVIFSRPSLRKLYISLYHNKRKLYSRDGCLVF from the coding sequence ATGTTGAAACTTAAGAGATTTGTATTCAAACTCAAGGGATTGTTATTCAAAACTCCGAAACCAAAATTTTCAACAGATTTATATTTAGACGATGATTGCTGGCAATATGTTTTCAAATTCATCTTCGACGACGACGAAGATGACAACCGTCGCCACTTCAAATCTCTTTCCCTCGTCTCCAAGCAGTTTCTCTCCATTACCAACCGTCTCCGGTTCTCTCTCACCGTCTGGAATCCAACACTCCCTTTACTCCCTCGTCTCTTTCCAAGGTTCACCAATCTCATCTCTCTCGACCTATCATGGTTCTTGGGAGACATCAACGACCTTCTCGTCCAAATCTCTCGTTTTCCATTGAAACTAACCTCGCTCAATATCTCCAACCAACCCACCATTCCCGCACACGGCTTGAGAGTTTTCTCTAGAAATATTACAACAATAACCTCTCTCGTTTGTTCCCGCATTTCTTCTCTCCATATTGACGACCTGTATCTTATCTCTGAATGCTTTCCTTTCCTTCAAGAACTTGACATCGATAACGATGAAAAACATCAGAGTGATTTTGGCATTAGGAATGTTAAGGTAAATTCTACTAcgccaatggtgtttcctaaccTCCGCAAGATTAATATCTCTCGTCATAACAATATCGACGACCAATGCCTTTTACATTTATCCAAGAATTCTGAGTTACTTGAAGAGCTTGTGATGTTGAGATGCCCATCTATACAACATTTAAATCTTTTAAGGCATGCTGATGTTTGGAATGACCAACATGTTATGGACTTGTCTTTATTGTTGGGTCGTTTAGTGTCTATAAACCTTAGTTTTCGGACGATGCTCACAGAATCAACTTTGTTTTCCCTCGTTCGTAAGTGTCCTTCGCTCACTCAGATCAAAATGTGCTACACAAATATCGGGAAAGAGGATATAGTGAATTCCAATTCTTTGAAGGATTTTGTTGTACGCCCCCAATTAAAGTCTCTCCATTTGGCTAATACACATCTAAGAGATGAAAGCATCAAAATGTTTGCTTCCATTTTTCCCAATTTAGAGCGGCTTGATTTGAGCAAGTGCCATAACATATCTGATGAAGGTATTTATCAAGTTTTAAGGAGATGTAGTAAGATTCGATATTTGAACTTAGCTAGCTGTGAACAAGTGAAGTTGCATGAATTGAACTTTGAAATTCCTAAATTGAAGGTGTTGAACTTGTCATTTACAAGTATTGACGATGAAACACTTTATGCAATCTCGAAGAGTTGTTCTGGACTTTTGCAACTGTTACTAAAAAGTTGTTATGAGGTGACAAATAATGGAATTATGCATGTCGTAAACAACTGCACGCAACTTAGAGAGATTGATTTGGTAAATTGTCGTAAACTGCTTCCCAACATTGTTGACGAGGTGATATTTTCGAGACCATCATTAAGAAAGTTATATATTTCACTTTACCACAACAAGAGGAAACTCTACTCGCGTGATGGGTGCCTTGTATTTTGA